ACGACACGCACAACTGCCGCATCACAGCCCACGTTCGCAACAGCGTGATCATCCGCATGGGCGAGGAATTTGACGTCGGCAAATACGCCGATCTCTACGGCAACAAAGCGTCGTGGAACTGGGGCAACCGCCATTGCGCCAAAGGCTACACGTTCCATCGCGTGCTCTACGGTCCGTACCGGCTGAAGCATCCCATCGTGCGCCGCGGGTGGAAACGCTGGGCCGACGATGGCTTCCCGTATTTGACCAAGGAACTCCGCGCGAAATACAAATTTGATTCCAGGGGAACAGACACGTTCGACCGGGTTTCCTGGGATGACGCCTTCACGCTCATCGCCAAAGGTCTGAAAGCGATTGCGGTCCGTTACAGCGGAACCGAGGGCGGCAAATTCCTCGCCGAGCAAGGCTATCCGCCGGAAATGATTGAGGAGATGGGCGGCGCCGGCACGCGCACGATCAAAATGCGCGGCGGCATGGGATTGCTCGGCGTCCTGGGCAAATACGGCATGTACCGGCTGAACAATTCGCTCGCGTTGCTCGATGTTCACGTGCGCGGCGTCAAGCCGGAGCAGGCCAAAGCGGGACGCAATTGGTCGAATTACACCTGGCACGGCGACCAGGCGCCCGGCCAGCCGTGGGTTCACGGGCTGCAGAATTCCGAATCGGATTTCAACGACCTCCGTTCTTCCAAGCTGATCATCATGAACGGCAAGAACCTGGTCGAAAACAAAATCACCGACGCGCACTGGTTCATCGAGTGCATGGAGCGCGGCGCCAAGATCGTCGTGATCGCTCCCGAATACGGCGCGCCCTCGACCAAGTGCGATTATTGGATTCCCGTGCGGCCTTCAACCGACGCCGCGCTGTGGCTGGGCGTGACGCGATTGATGATGGACAAGGGTTGGTACGACGAAACGTTCGTCAAGCAGTTCACCGACTTTCCGTTGTTAGTCCGATCCGACAATCTCAAGCGCCTGCGAGCTGCGGAAATCATCCCGAATTACAAAAGCGCGTTGCCAGCCGACGGCGCGAGCAAAAAGGTGCAGGGCCTGACGGACGAACAGCACGCCAAACTGGGCGACTTTATAGTCTGGGACGCGAAGTCGAATTCGCCCAAAGCCATTCACCGCGATCTCGTCGGCCAGAAGCTCTCCGAGTCCGGCATCGACCCCGTGCTCGATGGCACGTGGAAGGTGAAACTGGTGGACGGCACTGAGGTGGAAGTGAAGACCGCCTGGACGCTCTACCGCGTTCACCTCAAAGACTACGATCTGGATGCGGTGGCGGAAATCACGGCCGCGCCGAAGGAACTCATCGAGCAACTCGCCAAAGATATCGCGACCATCAAGCCGTGCTCGATCCACCAGGGCGAAGGGATCAACCATTGGTTCCACGCGACTGAGGCCAATCGCGCCGCGTATCTACCGGTGATGCTCACGGGCAACATTGGGAAACCGGGCGCGGGCTGCCACGGCTGGGCCGGCAATTACAAAGCCGCCTTGTTCCAGGGATCGAAACTTACCGGCCCGGGCTTCAAAGGCTGGGTGGCGGAGGATCCGTTCCATCCGAACCTCGATCCGAAAGCGCACGGGCGCGATGTCGAGGCGCACGCTTACACGAAAGACGAAGAACCGGCGTACTGGAATCACGGCGACATTCCGCTCATCGTCAACACGCCGAAGGAAGGCCGCAAAGTGTTCACAGGCAAGACGCACATGCCGACGCCGACGAAGGCGATCCTGTTCACCAACGTGAACTTGATCAACAACGCCAAGTGGGCCTACGGCGTCATCAAAAACGTGAACCCAAGGATTGAACTCATCGTCTCGGTGGACATTCAGGCCACGGCCACGGTCGAGTATTCCGACTTCGCGCTGCCGGCCAATTCCTGGCTCGAATTCCAAGATTTGGAAATCACGGCGTCGTGCTCGAATCCGTTCCTGCAAATCTGGAAAGGCGGCATCAAACCGATCTACGACACCAAGGATGATCTCACGATCCTGGCAGGCATTGCGAACGGCCTGGCCAAGGTGACCGGCGACAAACGCTTCCGCGACTACTTCAAGTTCGAGCACGAAGGCAAGCGGAGCATTTACATCCAGCGTTTGCTCGACACCTGCACGACGACCGCGGGTTACAAGCTCGGCGATATCATGGCCGGCAAGTATGGGCCGCCGGGCGGATGTCTCATGAACTTCCGGACTTACCCGCGCATTCCGTTTTACGAGCAGGTTCATGACAGTTGGCCGTTCTACACGGACACGGGCCGGCTCCATTCTTACAGCGACGATCCCACCGCGATCAGTTGCGGAGAAAACTTCATCGTTCACCGCGAAGGGCCTGAAGCCACGCCGTACCTGCCCAATGTCATCGTCAGCTCCAACCCGTGGGTGCGGCCAAATGATTACGGAATTCCGCTCACGGCCGAGCACTGGGATGAACGCACGGTGCGCAACGTCAAATTGCCCTGGGCCGAGGTCAAGAATACGAAAAACTTTCTCTGGCGCCGCGGTTTCCAGTTTTATTGCCTCACGCCCAAGTCGCGGCACAGCGTCCATTCTTCCTGGGCCAACGTGGATTGGCACTTGATCTGGAACTCGAACTTCGGCGACCCGTATCGCATCGACAAGCGCTTGCCCAACGTCAGCGAGCATCAAGTGCACATGAATCCGCAAGCCGCGCGCGATCTCGGACTGAAGGATGGCGACTACGTGTATGTGGATGCGAACCCCGCGGATCGCCCGTATCTTGGCGCGACGCCTTCCGATCCGTTTTACAAGGTGAGCCGCCTGATGCTGCGGGTGACCTTCAACTCGGCCTATCCGTATCATGTCATTATGATGAAGCACGGAACGTTCATCGCGACCGAGAAGACCGTGCGTGCGCAGCAGACGCGGCCGGATGGGTTGTCGCTGACGGAGACGGGCTACATCTCGAACTTCCGGTTTGGTTCCCAACAATCCATCAACCGGAACTGGCACATGCCGATGCACCAGACCGACACGCTCTTCCACAAAACCAAAGCGTTCATGGGATTTATTTTTGGCGGTGAAGCGGACAATCACGCGATCAACACCGTGCCCAAGGAATGTCTGGTCCGCGTCACCAAAGCCGAAGACGGCGGACTGGGCGGCAAAGGCCCATGGAAGCCTGGCACGGAGGGCTTGTCGCCCGATGCGGAGAACGACGTGATGAAGAAGTATTTGGCCGGGGGCTACGGCATTGCCGGCGCGCCCACCAAAGCCGGATTCGAATAGGGATTGAGAATATGAAGACGAACGATTCCACGGCTCGCACGGCGTCGAATCAGACACCAAAAGCGAGAGAGATGACGCCGAAAAACGGTTGTGAAGAAGCAGAAGAACAAAACACTGAGACGCCCAAACCCCGCTGGACTCTGGGGCGCCGCGAGCCCGGGCCGCGGTGCCGGCGACGCGGGTTGGTGTGTGATGCCCCGCTTGGGTTGAAGAATTAATATGCCCAAAGACGAATTTGATCCGGAAGATCCGATGGAACTTTGCGGCGTCGGTCTGGTCACGGACGAAGACACAACCGACGCGATGGCAGAGTGCTTTATCGAGGAGTTCATGCGCCTGGGTTACAACCCCAAGCAGATCCTCGCGTTGTTCCGGAACCCTTATTACATCGGCGTGAACATGGTGCTGCAGAATCTCGGCGAACCGTTCGTGCGCGAGCGGATCGCCGAGGTGTTTGCGCGTTGGGGGAAACCGGTCACCTGGCAGGCTGGAGCCGCGATCCCCCTCACCCCGGCCCTCTCCCAAGGGGAGGAGAACCCTTTGGCGTGCGGGTTCAAATCGGAAGCCCTGGCCACTTCGCCTGCGATGGAATCAATGTTCCCTCTCCATGAGGGAGAGGGCCAGGGTGAGGCGAAACGGCGCGAACTTTCATCGGAGGCCTCCGAACGGAACCAGGCGATCCCAGTTGATCCGAACATGACGGACCCGATGGGGGGCGCGATTCCTCGGTTGGATAACTAGCCGGACACCGATTTCACGATTTAACGATTTAACCATTTAACCAGAAGATGCGATGAGCAAGGTCTTAAACTGGCAACTGGGCCGCGACATGGAGTATCCCTATGACGCGGCGTTCCCGAATTCCCAATTCGCGTTTGTCTTCAACTTGAACCGCTGCATCGGCTGCCAGAGTTGCACCATGGCGTGCAAGTCCACGTGGACGTTCTCCAAGGGGCAGGAAAACATGTGGTGGAACAACGTCGAGACCAAGCCCTACGGCGGTTATCCGCACCACTGGGACGTCAAGCTCCTCGATCTGCTCGATCAAGCCAATCCCGGAGGCCAAACCTGGAACAGCCAACCGAAGGACCTCAAAGCTCCCTACGGCCAATTCAAAGGCAAAACCATTTTTGAAGTCGCGCAAACGAACGTCAGCCCGGAAGGCGCCCAGCGCGCCCTGGGTTATCTGCCGACGGATGAAGAATGGTCCGCGCCGAATCGTTACGAGGACAATCCCACCGGCGGCCAAAAAGGGCAGAAGGGACAGTATTTCACGGGCGGCGAGGCCTTGCCGCAGCACAAGACGTGGTTCTTCTATCTCGCGCGCATCTGCAATCACTGCACATATCCCGCCTGCCTGGCCGCTTGTCCCCGCAACGCCATCTATAAACGGCCCGAAGACGGCATCGTCCTGATCGATCAGGAACGCTGCCGCGGTTACCGGAAATGCATGGAGGCTTGTCCGTACAAGAAAAGTTTCTATCGAGGCACGACGCGGACGAGCGAGAAATGCATCGGATGTTTCCCGCGCGTCGAAGGCCGCGATCCCGATGGCGGCGGCTTGCCGATGCAAACGCGTTGCATGGCGGCGTGCGTCGGGCACATTCGCTTGCAGGGCCTGGTGCAAATGAATTCGGACGGCACGTGGAAAGAAGACCGCTATCACCCGCTTTACTATCTGGTGCACGTCGCGAAGGTCGCGCTGCCGCTTTACCCGCAATTCGGCACCGAACCGAACGGCTACTATATTCCGCCGCGCTGGGTGCCTCGCGCGTACTTGCGGCAAATGTTCGGGCCGGGCGCCGACGCCGCCGTCGAGAAATACGCCAATCCCGATCGCGAACTGCTGGCGGTTCTGCAACTGTTCGGCAAGGACGCCCGGATGTGTTTCCGCTACGAGATCAAGGAAGGTCCGAAGGTGTTCGAGACCGAAATTCGCGGCAAGAAGTTCGAACTCTACAACGACACCATCATCGGCTACGGCAAGGACGGGAGGAAGATCATCGAAACGACCGTCGAGGAACCGTTGCACGTCCGAGGAGCCCAGCATGCCAACTCCATCTGAAGAATTGCGGAGTGCGGAGTGCGGAGTGCGGAATGAGAGTCCGCGCTCGGTGTTCGGGAACTTCAAAACCAACCGCGCGCCGGGTCCCCTCACGCCGGTCCACTCCAGTGGAGAATCTCCAAGGCTTTCCCCTCCCCACGAAACTGATTCAACCGCGGATTACGCGGATAACACGGATAAAATCGCTTCTTCATCCGCGAAATCCGCGGAATCCGTGGTTAAAAAACCGATTCAAGCGTTCAATGTGCGAAACGGTTCGGAGAATTCTCTCCGTGAGGGGGAGGGGGAACACGGTGTTGGCATTGGTCTGCAGGTCGAGACACTGCAAAATTCCATCGACCGCGCATTGGCGCGGTCCTTCCTTTACCG
Above is a genomic segment from Verrucomicrobiota bacterium containing:
- a CDS encoding nitrate oxidoreductase subunit beta — its product is MSKVLNWQLGRDMEYPYDAAFPNSQFAFVFNLNRCIGCQSCTMACKSTWTFSKGQENMWWNNVETKPYGGYPHHWDVKLLDLLDQANPGGQTWNSQPKDLKAPYGQFKGKTIFEVAQTNVSPEGAQRALGYLPTDEEWSAPNRYEDNPTGGQKGQKGQYFTGGEALPQHKTWFFYLARICNHCTYPACLAACPRNAIYKRPEDGIVLIDQERCRGYRKCMEACPYKKSFYRGTTRTSEKCIGCFPRVEGRDPDGGGLPMQTRCMAACVGHIRLQGLVQMNSDGTWKEDRYHPLYYLVHVAKVALPLYPQFGTEPNGYYIPPRWVPRAYLRQMFGPGADAAVEKYANPDRELLAVLQLFGKDARMCFRYEIKEGPKVFETEIRGKKFELYNDTIIGYGKDGRKIIETTVEEPLHVRGAQHANSI
- a CDS encoding nitrate oxidoreductase subunit alpha; the protein is MTSDNLSRRDFIQRSGLLSAGLAAAQMLPLRFLQAQEAVANPLAHYPNRGWEKLYRDQYAYDRSFSWVCAPNDTHNCRITAHVRNSVIIRMGEEFDVGKYADLYGNKASWNWGNRHCAKGYTFHRVLYGPYRLKHPIVRRGWKRWADDGFPYLTKELRAKYKFDSRGTDTFDRVSWDDAFTLIAKGLKAIAVRYSGTEGGKFLAEQGYPPEMIEEMGGAGTRTIKMRGGMGLLGVLGKYGMYRLNNSLALLDVHVRGVKPEQAKAGRNWSNYTWHGDQAPGQPWVHGLQNSESDFNDLRSSKLIIMNGKNLVENKITDAHWFIECMERGAKIVVIAPEYGAPSTKCDYWIPVRPSTDAALWLGVTRLMMDKGWYDETFVKQFTDFPLLVRSDNLKRLRAAEIIPNYKSALPADGASKKVQGLTDEQHAKLGDFIVWDAKSNSPKAIHRDLVGQKLSESGIDPVLDGTWKVKLVDGTEVEVKTAWTLYRVHLKDYDLDAVAEITAAPKELIEQLAKDIATIKPCSIHQGEGINHWFHATEANRAAYLPVMLTGNIGKPGAGCHGWAGNYKAALFQGSKLTGPGFKGWVAEDPFHPNLDPKAHGRDVEAHAYTKDEEPAYWNHGDIPLIVNTPKEGRKVFTGKTHMPTPTKAILFTNVNLINNAKWAYGVIKNVNPRIELIVSVDIQATATVEYSDFALPANSWLEFQDLEITASCSNPFLQIWKGGIKPIYDTKDDLTILAGIANGLAKVTGDKRFRDYFKFEHEGKRSIYIQRLLDTCTTTAGYKLGDIMAGKYGPPGGCLMNFRTYPRIPFYEQVHDSWPFYTDTGRLHSYSDDPTAISCGENFIVHREGPEATPYLPNVIVSSNPWVRPNDYGIPLTAEHWDERTVRNVKLPWAEVKNTKNFLWRRGFQFYCLTPKSRHSVHSSWANVDWHLIWNSNFGDPYRIDKRLPNVSEHQVHMNPQAARDLGLKDGDYVYVDANPADRPYLGATPSDPFYKVSRLMLRVTFNSAYPYHVIMMKHGTFIATEKTVRAQQTRPDGLSLTETGYISNFRFGSQQSINRNWHMPMHQTDTLFHKTKAFMGFIFGGEADNHAINTVPKECLVRVTKAEDGGLGGKGPWKPGTEGLSPDAENDVMKKYLAGGYGIAGAPTKAGFE